The region AAATAACCATACTATTTCAACAAAATGCCAGTATAAAATGGTCATTTGATCAGTATGAGTAAAGACAACATAAGATATTCCTATATATGAATAAGACCATTCAGTATTTACATCATATTGATCTACTATTCTTATAAAGTATATTAATAATAATATTAATCCAACAATAACATGTGTAAAATGTAAACCAGTTACACAATAGAATAAAGTTCCTAAGACAGCATCATTAATATAATAACTTAAATGTAAGTATTCAGTTGTTTGTAATGATGCAAAACATTCACCTAATAAGTAAATAATACATACAATACTTGATATTTCAAAACTCATTCCTTTCTCTATAAGGAATTGTAAACATGCAGTCATACATGATGCACTAGCTAATATAAAAGTAATTGTTAATATTAACATTCTAGATGATGTGATTATTATTCCTTCATCATATAATGGATAAGGAGATAAACAAAAATGTAATATTCCCCAAAAATAAGTTAGAAATAGTAAAGCTTCAGATATAATAATAGATAACATTCCTGAAGCTAAAGAAGAAAATGTAGAATATAAACTTTCTCTAATAGAATATACGAATATTAATAATATAATTGGATTAAATGTGAATAAAATACCAACTGAAAAATATTTTAAAGATGTTCCATATAATGATGCTAATGATGGATAAGATACTAAATGTGCTTTTATATTATTAAAATTACTAAATACAATAAATATATTTATAAGAACGGTGATTATTTGTACCGTTAACATATAACGGTAAGAAGGTTCGCCGGGGATAACAGGTTATAGTATATATAGAGCTCAAATCTTTATATACTATTGGCACCTCCATGTCGTCTCATCGCAGCCTTGCAATAAATAAATCAAACATAGCGTGTATTGTTGCCTTGTACACACCGCTCGTCACGCAAATTATTATACTTTGAAAAGAACTCCAGGCGTTAACCTGTAGAGTTGAGATGGAAACAGCCGGAAAGGAAATATTACGTCCAAACGATAAGATTATATATGAAATATACTAGCATGGGACTAAAAAATGTTATGTTGTTGGTTTAAGCCCTTTTACCATACAAGAGATCGCGTACTTTGGACCGAAAAAAGCTGTGAGGTAACTACATTAAAGGAACTCGACTGGCCTACTATTTAAGAACGAACGCTTTTAACGCCTGACATGGATGGATAATACTCGACTTTTCCAAAGTATAACCGCTGTCGCTGGGACTGTATGGATCGAATCTTACTTATTCATCTCCAAGCCTCAAATATATTTTATTTTTTGTTTTAAATAGATATGCACTTATTACAAATTGTAACCATAAAACTTTAGGTTTATACTATTTATGGTTTTCATTTTTATTTGGTACATATGGTTTCTTATTATCTGTTATTTTACGTACAGAATTATACTCTTCATCTTTAAGAATAATTGCACAAGAAAATGTAAATCTATATAATATGATATTTACAATTCACGGAATTATTATGATATTCTTTAATATAATGCCAGGACTATTCGGAGGATTCGGTAATTATTACTTACCAATTTTATGTGGATCATCTGAATTAGCATATCCTAGAATAAATAGTATATCTTTATTATTACAACCTGTTGCATTTATATTAGTAATATTATCTACAGCTGCAGAATTCGGTGGTGGAACTGGATGGACTTTATATCCACCATTAAGTACATCTTTAATGTCTTTATCTCCTGTTGCTGTAGACGTTATTATAATTGGTCTTTTAGTTTCAGGTATCGCTAGTATTATGTCTTCTTTAAACTTTGTAACTACTGTATTACATTTAAGAGCTAAAGGATTATCTTTAGGTGTTTTAAGTGTATCTACATGGTCAATAATTATTACATCAATAATGTTATTATTAACTTTACCAGTTTTAACAGGTGGTGTATTAATGTTATTATCAGATTTACATTTTAATACATTATTTTTTGATCCAACTTTTGCAGGAGACCCTATATTATATCAACATTTATTCTGGTTTTTTGGTCATCCAGAAGTATATATTTTAATATTACCAGCTTTTGGTGTTATTAGTCATGTTATATCTACAAATTATTGTAGAAGTTTATTTGGTAACCAATCTATGATTTTAGCTATGGGATGTATAGCTGTACTAGGAAGTGTTGTATGGGTACATCATATGTATACTACAGGTTTAGAAGTAGATACTAGAGCTTTCTTTACATCTACAACAATATTAATTTCTATTCCAACTGGTACAAAAGTATTTAATTGGTTATGTACATATATGAGTTCAAATTTCGGTATTACACATAGTTCATCATTATTATGTTTACTATTTATATGTACATTTACTTTTGGAGGAACTACAGGTGTTATTTTAGGTAACGGTGCAATTGATA is a window of Plasmodium yoelii genome assembly PY17X01, chromosome : MIT DNA encoding:
- a CDS encoding cytochrome c oxidase subunit I — encoded protein: MIFTIHGIIMIFFNIMPGLFGGFGNYYLPILCGSSELAYPRINSISLLLQPVAFILVILSTAAEFGGGTGWTLYPPLSTSLMSLSPVAVDVIIIGLLVSGIASIMSSLNFVTTVLHLRAKGLSLGVLSVSTWSIIITSIMLLLTLPVLTGGVLMLLSDLHFNTLFFDPTFAGDPILYQHLFWFFGHPEVYILILPAFGVISHVISTNYCRSLFGNQSMILAMGCIAVLGSVVWVHHMYTTGLEVDTRAFFTSTTILISIPTGTKVFNWLCTYMSSNFGITHSSSLLCLLFICTFTFGGTTGVILGNGAIDIALHDTYYVIAHFHFVLSIGAIIALFTGVSFFQESFFGKTLRENTIIVLWSILFFIGVVLTFLPMHFLGFNVMPRRIPDYPDALNGWNMICSIGSTMTLFGLLIFK
- a CDS encoding cytochrome c oxidase subunit 3, translating into MLTVQIITVLINIFIVFSNFNNIKAHLVSYPSLASLYGTSLKYFSVGILFTFNPIILLIFVYSIRESLYSTFSSLASGMLSIIISEALLFLTYFWGILHFCLSPYPLYDEGIIITSSRMLILTITFILASASCMTACLQFLIEKGMSFEISSIVCIIYLLGECFASLQTTEYLHLSYYINDAVLGTLFYCVTGLHFTHVIVGLILLLIYFIRIVDQYDVNTEWSYSYIGISYVVFTHTDQMTILYWHFVEIVWLFIEFFFYSE